A window from Nitrospira sp. ND1 encodes these proteins:
- a CDS encoding ImmA/IrrE family metallo-endopeptidase, with protein sequence MVRIPNKVILPFGYHIMIRQVTDSEMDRQDSNADGIWDNEAKTIYIRKRLPVTRRRYILAHELGHAWLDWQHRYLDDGKARS encoded by the coding sequence ATGGTGCGAATACCAAACAAAGTCATCCTTCCATTCGGCTACCACATCATGATCAGGCAGGTCACGGACTCCGAGATGGACCGGCAGGATTCGAATGCGGATGGGATTTGGGACAATGAAGCCAAGACCATCTATATTCGCAAACGACTACCCGTCACGCGGCGGAGATACATCCTCGCCCATGAACTGGGACATGCCTGGCTCGACTGGCAACATCGATATCTGGATGATGGAAAGGCTCGTAGTTGA
- a CDS encoding EVE domain-containing protein — MADGRHYWLMKSEPKVFSIDDLAGSPKSTTSWDGVRNYQARNFMRAMKIGDQVLFYHSNANPPAVVGVAEVVRAAYPDATQFDKRDSHYDPAGNPAQPRWDMVDIRFVRKFLAPLSLDLLRAKAGLKGMELLRKGSRLSVQPVRAAEWNEIIRLEEVQADS, encoded by the coding sequence ATGGCAGACGGACGGCACTATTGGTTGATGAAATCCGAACCCAAGGTCTTTTCAATCGATGATCTTGCTGGGTCACCGAAGAGCACGACTTCATGGGATGGTGTACGGAACTACCAGGCGCGTAACTTTATGCGGGCAATGAAAATCGGGGATCAGGTCCTCTTTTACCACAGTAATGCCAATCCGCCCGCGGTGGTTGGAGTTGCGGAAGTGGTGAGAGCGGCCTATCCCGATGCCACGCAGTTCGATAAGCGGGATTCGCACTACGATCCGGCCGGCAATCCGGCTCAGCCTCGCTGGGACATGGTCGATATCCGGTTTGTTCGCAAATTCCTCGCGCCGCTGTCGTTGGACCTGTTGCGTGCGAAGGCTGGTCTGAAGGGAATGGAATTGCTTCGAAAGGGATCGCGGCTGTCGGTTCAGCCGGTGCGGGCGGCCGAGTGGAATGAAATTATCAGGCTGGAGGAGGTACAGGCGGACAGCTAG
- a CDS encoding c-type cytochrome yields the protein MDAGRLCLMGWLLLGGVSVGWAANSEVLRPRVPIDQIEAARTVTNPFPVTPEMLQQGKALFEGKAFCRACHGSDGKGLGMDLDYSTFKGPLPRNFTDRLWQQARTDGELFWILKNGSPGTDMAPFIPLVLTEEEAWQVLMYVRSFGGR from the coding sequence ATGGATGCTGGACGTCTATGCCTGATGGGATGGCTGCTGCTCGGCGGTGTATCTGTTGGTTGGGCGGCGAATTCCGAAGTGTTAAGGCCCCGTGTTCCGATCGATCAGATCGAGGCGGCCAGGACTGTAACCAATCCCTTTCCTGTTACACCGGAAATGCTCCAGCAGGGAAAGGCGCTCTTCGAAGGCAAAGCATTCTGTCGCGCCTGCCACGGGTCGGATGGGAAGGGACTAGGAATGGATTTGGACTATTCCACCTTCAAAGGACCACTCCCACGGAACTTTACTGATAGGCTATGGCAGCAGGCCAGGACGGACGGTGAGCTGTTCTGGATTCTGAAGAACGGGAGTCCCGGGACGGATATGGCCCCGTTTATTCCACTCGTCCTGACCGAGGAGGAGGCCTGGCAAGTTCTCATGTATGTCCGTTCTTTCGGTGGGCGATGA
- a CDS encoding DDE-type integrase/transposase/recombinase, with protein MKRQLSVTSRQELMDSLRARYRSGSRVEKCRILDEFVAVTGYHRKHSIRLLTLGRVARPAVARARPRRYGNAVAEALVVLWEASDRVCGKRLKALIPTLLGALERHGHLQLDRDVRVKVLSASAATIDRLLVLPRSGSAPRRRHRSGPTTAIRRRVPLRTFADWGDPIPGFVEADLVAHSGERASGSFAQTLTLTDVASGWTECVALIVRDGSLVTEALTKLRRIMPFQLRGVDTDNGSEFLNDIVIAYCHDHAIEFTRSRPYRKNDQAWVEQKNGSVVRRLVGYRRLEGLAAVGILARLYEAARLFVNFFQPSFKLASKTRVGARVTKRYYLPATPSARLLASEAVPEEVKDKLRAVASSLDPLRLLDEIRTMQGHLAEIAAGEVPALPASRDPELETFLKSLRTAWQRGEVRPTHAVQPKSLRDWRTRVDPFEQAWPLVRHWLEAEPDRTAKELFHRLQVAQPDTFSDGQLRTLQRRVQAWRTAEARRLILANPSAHEWARDFSPTLG; from the coding sequence ATGAAGAGGCAACTGAGTGTAACGAGTCGTCAGGAATTGATGGATTCGCTGCGGGCGCGCTACCGTTCAGGGTCACGAGTGGAAAAATGTCGGATCTTGGACGAATTCGTGGCGGTAACGGGATACCACCGCAAACACTCGATCCGTCTGCTGACACTGGGCAGGGTGGCGCGACCAGCGGTGGCGCGGGCGCGTCCACGTCGCTACGGCAACGCGGTCGCCGAGGCACTGGTGGTGCTGTGGGAGGCCTCCGATCGGGTCTGCGGCAAGCGGCTCAAGGCACTTATCCCGACCCTGCTTGGCGCGCTGGAACGACATGGACATCTGCAGCTCGACCGGGATGTCCGGGTGAAGGTGCTCTCGGCAAGTGCGGCGACGATTGACCGACTCCTCGTCCTGCCCAGAAGCGGGAGTGCTCCCCGTCGGCGCCACCGCTCGGGGCCCACGACGGCCATTCGACGGCGTGTCCCGCTGCGGACCTTCGCCGATTGGGGCGATCCCATTCCCGGGTTCGTCGAAGCGGATCTGGTCGCCCACTCCGGTGAACGCGCCAGTGGCAGCTTCGCGCAGACACTCACACTCACGGACGTGGCGAGTGGCTGGACTGAATGTGTGGCGCTCATCGTACGAGATGGATCGCTTGTCACGGAAGCGCTCACGAAGCTGCGCAGGATCATGCCCTTCCAGCTGCGTGGCGTTGATACGGACAACGGCAGCGAATTTCTGAATGACATCGTCATCGCGTACTGTCACGACCATGCGATCGAGTTCACGCGTTCGCGGCCCTATCGCAAGAACGATCAAGCATGGGTCGAACAAAAGAACGGCTCGGTCGTCCGACGGTTGGTCGGATACCGACGGCTTGAAGGTCTCGCGGCGGTTGGGATCCTGGCTCGGCTCTATGAGGCGGCCAGGCTCTTCGTGAACTTCTTCCAACCCTCGTTCAAACTGGCTTCGAAGACCCGGGTCGGCGCCCGGGTGACGAAACGCTATTACCTGCCGGCTACCCCGAGCGCCAGGCTCTTGGCATCGGAGGCCGTTCCAGAAGAGGTGAAAGACAAACTGCGCGCAGTGGCCTCCTCCTTGGATCCGCTGCGGCTGCTCGATGAGATTCGGACGATGCAGGGCCACCTCGCAGAGATCGCCGCCGGCGAGGTCCCGGCACTGCCTGCGAGCCGAGATCCGGAGCTGGAGACGTTTCTCAAAAGTCTGAGGACGGCCTGGCAGAGGGGCGAAGTGAGGCCAACCCACGCCGTGCAGCCGAAGTCATTGCGGGACTGGCGGACCCGCGTCGATCCCTTCGAGCAGGCCTGGCCCCTAGTTCGCCACTGGCTGGAGGCTGAGCCCGATCGAACAGCCAAGGAGCTCTTCCACCGTCTCCAGGTCGCACAACCCGATACATTCTCAGACGGGCAGCTTCGAACACTCCAGCGGCGGGTCCAGGCGTGGCGGACGGCGGAGGCTCGGCGGCTCATTCTTGCCAATCCCAGCGCGCACGAATGGGCCCGTGATTTCTCCCCCACGCTCGGGTAA
- a CDS encoding VOC family protein, whose translation MMGQEADLDAVMARMTADFLAQNSAGRMLRRALDDVGVGFIPVIDHVTIRTMDIDRRAEEFLALGYRYDETLHFDDWYAKVFRWAGYPALFVDQAYPDDRGKTSIIPRWVEKFGDQVFHHVAVRVEDIEQAILKLKAKGVVFAGEIVGARGGTLRQIFTAPEMLDGQPFSVLELAERHQGYQGFLPPQADSLMRSTMRGL comes from the coding sequence ATGATGGGGCAAGAAGCTGACCTCGATGCGGTGATGGCTCGTATGACGGCCGACTTTCTGGCGCAGAATAGCGCAGGACGGATGCTTCGCCGGGCGCTGGACGACGTCGGGGTTGGGTTTATCCCGGTGATCGACCATGTCACCATCCGGACGATGGATATTGATCGGCGCGCCGAGGAATTTCTCGCACTGGGTTATCGGTACGATGAAACGCTTCATTTTGACGATTGGTATGCCAAAGTATTCCGGTGGGCCGGGTATCCGGCGCTGTTTGTCGATCAGGCCTATCCGGACGACCGTGGCAAGACCAGCATCATCCCCCGCTGGGTCGAGAAATTCGGTGATCAGGTGTTTCACCATGTGGCGGTCCGTGTCGAAGACATCGAGCAGGCCATTCTCAAATTGAAGGCGAAGGGCGTGGTCTTTGCCGGCGAGATCGTCGGTGCCCGGGGAGGCACGTTGCGCCAAATTTTTACAGCCCCTGAGATGCTCGATGGGCAACCCTTTTCCGTCCTTGAATTGGCCGAGCGGCACCAGGGTTATCAGGGATTTCTTCCTCCACAAGCTGACAGTCTCATGCGCTCGACAATGCGAGGCCTGTAA
- a CDS encoding DUF1264 domain-containing protein, with the protein MRSAILMFGLCAAALTAAGCAETAREMKSSSAAPAAATAAKAMPTPAQGYTIHVMAPHKFEDGSVHGPYHHYCKPISPEVLQCLLFESTDSNALLTDIEYFVAKSVSRAHVPLETWNKYYHDHEVEIATGRVQILDMPEAQAKEVAAIAAKTDGIIFHLWPDGAKAPNGQVGHPQSVGHKHRTE; encoded by the coding sequence ATGCGAAGTGCGATTTTGATGTTTGGATTGTGTGCGGCGGCGTTGACGGCAGCCGGTTGTGCGGAGACTGCCCGCGAAATGAAATCCTCCTCTGCGGCACCAGCTGCCGCCACGGCGGCGAAAGCTATGCCGACACCGGCACAGGGCTATACCATTCATGTCATGGCTCCCCACAAGTTTGAAGACGGATCGGTGCACGGTCCGTATCATCACTACTGCAAGCCGATCTCCCCGGAAGTGCTGCAGTGTTTGTTGTTCGAGTCGACAGATTCCAATGCTTTGTTGACGGATATTGAATATTTCGTCGCAAAGTCCGTCTCTCGCGCGCATGTTCCGTTGGAGACGTGGAATAAGTATTACCACGATCATGAGGTAGAGATTGCCACGGGGCGGGTGCAGATTCTGGACATGCCGGAGGCGCAGGCGAAGGAAGTCGCTGCCATTGCGGCCAAAACCGACGGGATCATTTTTCATCTTTGGCCGGACGGAGCCAAGGCGCCGAACGGTCAGGTGGGGCATCCCCAGTCTGTAGGCCACAAGCATCGCACTGAATAG
- a CDS encoding regulatory iron-sulfur-containing complex subunit RicT — translation MVEKLLAQELANPYPAVVRIVGVKIRDRGEVKKFDAGEASLVMGDRVLLEVAGELSYGVVYGAPQVMPFIPPMRVLQPITRKATTEDVATIDRYERLASEGMKACREQAAALGLRMKLVEVFCSFHRRQMTFVYTAEDRIDFRELVRLLARRFGGRIEMRQVGVRDEASRLGGIDTCGLVLCCAAFLTEVKPVTVKQARVLGLPVDDPKLLGVCGRLKCCLLFEAMDNPSSKSSALINPSRSRLASS, via the coding sequence ATGGTCGAGAAACTTCTTGCGCAAGAACTCGCGAACCCCTATCCCGCAGTCGTTCGGATCGTGGGCGTAAAGATCCGTGACCGTGGGGAGGTGAAGAAATTCGATGCCGGAGAGGCGTCCCTGGTGATGGGGGATCGGGTACTGCTCGAAGTGGCCGGCGAGTTGAGCTACGGGGTCGTTTACGGGGCTCCTCAGGTGATGCCGTTCATTCCGCCCATGCGCGTGCTTCAGCCGATCACCAGGAAGGCGACAACCGAAGATGTGGCCACGATCGATCGGTACGAACGGTTGGCATCGGAGGGAATGAAAGCGTGTCGGGAGCAGGCGGCGGCCCTGGGACTCAGAATGAAACTTGTGGAGGTGTTCTGCTCGTTTCATCGCCGGCAGATGACCTTTGTCTATACCGCTGAGGATCGAATCGATTTTCGCGAGTTGGTTCGCTTGTTGGCGCGCCGATTCGGCGGGCGTATTGAAATGCGTCAAGTTGGGGTACGCGACGAAGCCAGTCGGTTGGGCGGGATCGATACATGCGGTCTCGTACTCTGTTGTGCCGCGTTCCTCACTGAAGTGAAACCGGTGACTGTCAAGCAAGCACGGGTGTTGGGGCTTCCTGTCGATGACCCCAAATTACTCGGTGTCTGTGGTCGTCTCAAGTGTTGCCTCTTGTTTGAGGCGATGGACAATCCTTCCTCAAAATCATCAGCTCTGATTAACCCGTCCCGTTCGCGCCTGGCGTCGTCGTAA
- a CDS encoding cytochrome-c peroxidase: protein MVQSNATLRLILALLVLCALGAGSGSVQASPSGHAPHGTVTIDGVTVPDVGPLPTVVPIPSSNLNYTAKIELGKQLYFDGRLSKNNAISCAFCHNPGTGFADPRQTSIGVGGGVGGRQSPTVYNTGLNHVQFWDGRARSLEEQAIGPIHNPVEMAETHEHVVAKLGKIKGYQQQFRAVFGTDVNLQGIAEAIAAYERTVLSTNSAFDKYVLGAQKAMDEAAVRGLALFKGKARCILCHNGPNFTDNQFHNLGVPQVGPMKEDLGRFAVSRAEKDRGAFKTPTLRSITETAPYMHDGAFKTLEEVVEFMDQGGGSNPNLSPLVKPLNLTAEEKSDLVAFLKALAGEPIPFSMPQLPK, encoded by the coding sequence ATGGTGCAATCTAACGCGACGTTACGCTTGATCCTCGCACTGCTGGTGCTCTGTGCACTTGGAGCAGGAAGTGGTTCCGTGCAAGCATCGCCGTCCGGCCATGCCCCTCATGGCACCGTGACGATCGATGGTGTCACGGTCCCGGATGTCGGGCCCCTGCCGACGGTGGTCCCGATACCGTCCTCCAATCTCAACTACACCGCTAAGATCGAACTCGGCAAGCAACTCTATTTTGACGGACGACTCTCCAAAAATAACGCGATCTCCTGCGCCTTCTGCCACAACCCCGGGACCGGATTTGCGGATCCCCGCCAGACGTCCATCGGAGTCGGCGGAGGCGTCGGAGGACGACAGTCACCTACGGTCTACAATACGGGATTGAATCACGTTCAGTTTTGGGATGGTCGGGCACGTTCGCTTGAAGAGCAGGCCATCGGGCCGATTCATAACCCCGTGGAGATGGCCGAGACGCATGAACATGTGGTGGCCAAGCTGGGGAAGATCAAAGGGTATCAGCAACAATTCAGGGCTGTATTTGGAACAGATGTCAATCTTCAGGGCATTGCCGAGGCGATCGCCGCCTATGAGCGCACAGTGCTCTCCACCAATTCCGCTTTTGATAAATACGTGTTAGGCGCGCAGAAAGCCATGGATGAGGCGGCGGTTCGAGGACTGGCCCTTTTTAAGGGCAAGGCTCGTTGCATCCTCTGCCACAATGGGCCGAACTTCACCGATAATCAGTTTCACAACCTCGGCGTGCCTCAGGTCGGTCCGATGAAGGAAGACCTTGGGCGTTTTGCTGTCAGCAGGGCGGAGAAAGACCGGGGCGCATTTAAAACGCCGACGCTCCGTAGCATCACAGAAACCGCTCCGTATATGCACGATGGCGCGTTTAAAACGCTGGAAGAGGTCGTCGAATTTATGGATCAGGGCGGCGGGAGCAATCCCAATCTGAGCCCCCTCGTCAAGCCGTTGAATCTGACGGCGGAGGAGAAAAGCGATCTCGTTGCATTCTTGAAGGCGCTGGCAGGAGAGCCGATCCCGTTCAGTATGCCACAATTGCCGAAATAA
- a CDS encoding YdcF family protein: protein MDLTPMWFGVYKALKYLLYPLSWILIAGLLALLTACLPVSPGRRTWVRRLLFLTVLLLLLTATPVLSLLYIALLETQYPSFQPTSTSKFDAVVVLAGGVFQKGSLRPADEVSDASRQRTGCGADLWQQNLAPKLLLTGGDATVFRTGLLESHEMKRWALRLGVPESAILIEEQSRTTYENAVQTKAILGSGRIILVTAAYHLPRAVRLFEKQGFVVTPFPCGYESQHTPQQAWEQATLFDFLPTAKALLITTQAVDEVAGIIVYWLAGKL, encoded by the coding sequence ATGGACCTCACGCCCATGTGGTTCGGTGTGTATAAGGCCTTGAAATACCTGCTCTACCCCTTGTCATGGATTCTCATCGCCGGACTCCTCGCCCTGTTGACCGCCTGCCTCCCCGTGTCCCCCGGGCGGAGGACTTGGGTCAGGCGCCTCTTGTTCCTCACCGTGCTACTGTTGCTGCTGACGGCCACTCCCGTACTATCCCTCCTATACATTGCGCTGCTCGAAACGCAGTATCCATCATTCCAGCCCACTTCCACATCGAAGTTCGACGCGGTGGTGGTTCTGGCAGGAGGCGTCTTTCAGAAGGGATCACTCCGCCCAGCCGATGAGGTTTCTGATGCCTCCCGCCAGCGTACGGGTTGTGGCGCAGACTTGTGGCAACAGAATCTTGCCCCAAAACTGTTGCTCACCGGGGGCGACGCCACTGTATTCCGAACCGGTCTGCTGGAATCCCACGAGATGAAACGGTGGGCCCTTCGCCTTGGTGTGCCGGAGTCCGCGATCCTGATCGAGGAACAATCCAGGACCACTTATGAAAACGCCGTGCAGACCAAAGCCATACTTGGGTCAGGACGCATCATATTGGTGACCGCAGCCTATCACCTGCCCCGCGCAGTCAGACTCTTCGAAAAGCAAGGTTTTGTCGTCACCCCGTTTCCCTGCGGCTACGAATCTCAACACACTCCACAACAAGCCTGGGAACAGGCCACCCTCTTTGACTTCCTGCCCACAGCCAAGGCCCTGCTCATCACCACCCAAGCCGTCGACGAAGTGGCAGGGATCATCGTTTATTGGCTTGCCGGGAAATTGTAG
- a CDS encoding DUF1264 domain-containing protein: MFRNLCVLGASTIALALGGPALAADMKPGPADGFDIHVMAPHKMEDGSVAGPFHHYCKAVKPEVLQCLLFESTDPNAVLTDVEYFVAKPVSRSAVPLDVWNKFYHDHEVEIATGRVQVLDMPDAQAKEVAAAAAKTDGIIFHLWPKGAKAPDGSVEHPTSVGHKPRTE; encoded by the coding sequence ATGTTTCGAAATCTTTGTGTGCTCGGTGCGAGCACCATTGCGCTCGCCCTCGGCGGGCCTGCACTTGCGGCGGATATGAAGCCGGGTCCGGCGGACGGATTCGACATTCACGTCATGGCGCCCCATAAAATGGAAGATGGGTCGGTGGCAGGCCCGTTCCATCACTATTGTAAGGCCGTCAAGCCGGAAGTCTTGCAATGTCTGCTGTTCGAATCCACGGATCCCAATGCCGTGCTCACCGACGTGGAGTATTTTGTGGCCAAGCCTGTGTCACGGTCGGCGGTGCCTCTCGATGTCTGGAACAAGTTCTATCACGACCATGAGGTCGAAATAGCGACCGGGCGTGTTCAGGTGCTGGATATGCCTGATGCCCAGGCCAAAGAAGTGGCGGCGGCTGCGGCCAAGACGGATGGCATTATTTTCCACTTGTGGCCGAAGGGTGCGAAGGCTCCGGATGGATCGGTGGAGCATCCGACGTCCGTGGGGCATAAACCGCGGACGGAGTAA
- a CDS encoding aldehyde dehydrogenase family protein has protein sequence MTIQELFKTLGLTQEQPGGCLSSSTWSRTTDAGIVESRNPSTGEPLAQVYGCSLADYDVLVAGSQQAQASWRMVPAPKRGEVVRLIGQALRVHKDALGTLVSLEVGKIKAEGDGEVQEMIDMADFAVGLSRMLYGQTMHSERAQHRMYEQWHPLGVVGVITAFNFPVAVWAWNAFIAAVTGSTVLWKPSPKAPLCALAVQRLCNRVLEEAGYPGVFALFTTDRVELAERMVRDERLPLISFTGSVPVGRHVAEVVGHRLGRSLLELSGNNAVIVDETADLDLATRAIVFGAVGTAGQRCTSTRRLIVHESQYELLVPRLLSAYAQVKIGDPLEPDMLMGPLIDGEAVTRYLSALEEVKKAGGEVLCGGCVLSRPGYFVEPTIVRAQNHWDIVQRETFAPILYVMTYRTLDEAIRMHNAVPQGLSSALFTTHLRNSETFLSAIGSDCGIANVNIGTSGAEIGGAFGGEKTTGGGREAGSDAWKAYMRRQTNTINWGTELPLAQGVTFGRAEGGNDGARS, from the coding sequence ATGACGATACAGGAACTGTTCAAGACCTTGGGGTTGACGCAGGAACAGCCCGGGGGATGTCTCTCCTCTTCGACGTGGAGTCGCACCACCGACGCCGGTATCGTCGAGTCCCGCAATCCATCAACTGGAGAACCGCTGGCGCAAGTGTACGGGTGTTCCCTTGCCGATTACGATGTCCTCGTAGCCGGATCGCAGCAGGCCCAGGCCTCGTGGCGTATGGTGCCGGCGCCGAAGCGCGGCGAGGTGGTCCGTCTGATTGGTCAGGCGCTACGCGTGCACAAGGATGCCTTGGGTACGCTGGTGTCGTTGGAGGTGGGCAAGATCAAGGCCGAGGGCGATGGCGAAGTGCAGGAGATGATCGATATGGCGGACTTCGCCGTCGGGCTGTCACGCATGTTGTACGGGCAGACCATGCATTCGGAGCGTGCACAGCATCGGATGTATGAGCAATGGCATCCATTGGGTGTGGTGGGTGTCATTACGGCGTTTAACTTTCCTGTGGCGGTCTGGGCCTGGAATGCTTTTATTGCCGCGGTAACCGGCAGCACCGTGTTGTGGAAGCCGTCACCGAAAGCTCCACTTTGTGCATTGGCGGTTCAGCGGCTGTGCAATCGTGTGCTGGAAGAGGCCGGGTATCCCGGTGTTTTCGCGCTCTTTACGACGGATCGCGTCGAGCTGGCCGAGCGGATGGTGCGGGACGAGCGGCTTCCGTTGATCTCCTTCACCGGCTCGGTGCCCGTCGGGAGGCACGTTGCGGAGGTGGTCGGACATCGGCTGGGCCGGAGTCTTCTGGAATTGAGCGGGAACAACGCCGTCATCGTGGACGAAACAGCCGATCTGGATTTAGCGACGCGCGCCATCGTCTTCGGCGCGGTCGGTACGGCGGGACAGCGCTGCACCAGTACCAGGCGACTGATTGTGCATGAATCTCAGTACGAGCTGCTGGTCCCGCGACTGCTGTCGGCCTATGCGCAGGTGAAAATCGGTGATCCCCTCGAGCCGGATATGCTGATGGGGCCGCTTATCGACGGGGAGGCGGTGACGCGTTACCTGTCTGCGCTTGAGGAAGTGAAGAAGGCGGGCGGTGAGGTGCTATGCGGAGGATGTGTCTTGTCTCGCCCCGGATATTTTGTTGAGCCCACGATCGTGCGGGCGCAGAACCACTGGGATATCGTCCAGCGGGAAACCTTTGCGCCGATTCTCTATGTCATGACCTATCGAACGCTGGACGAGGCCATCCGGATGCACAATGCAGTTCCACAGGGACTGTCCTCCGCGCTGTTTACCACCCATCTTCGGAACAGTGAGACCTTCTTGTCCGCGATCGGCAGCGACTGTGGCATTGCCAATGTGAACATCGGGACGTCCGGTGCGGAAATCGGCGGGGCATTCGGTGGAGAAAAAACCACGGGTGGCGGACGGGAAGCCGGTTCCGATGCGTGGAAGGCCTACATGCGTCGACAAACCAACACGATTAATTGGGGAACTGAGTTGCCGTTGGCCCAGGGCGTGACGTTTGGACGGGCGGAAGGAGGGAATGATGGGGCAAGAAGCTGA
- a CDS encoding saccharopine dehydrogenase family protein, whose translation MPQVLVLGAGKIGSLVAGLLSASGQYHVHLADLTLDAPKRLVDDLSLSAVTPCALDVRRPDAVAAYVSSSPFDAVISSLPYFCNPTVAEIARAHQLHYFDLTEDVAVTGRVKAISAGADHAFIPQCGLAPGFISIVTNDLIGHFESIDNVKMRVGALPVHPSNALKYSLTWSTDGLINEYANVCVGIEEGEEVHLQPLEGYETIELDGLLYEAFNTSGGLGTLADTYRGRVRTMNYKTLRYPGHCEKIQFLMKDLKLKEDRETLKRILERAIPQTQQDVVLIYAAVTGTRQGELFEETYVKKVYPRTILGRLWSAIQVTTASSLCCVVDLVMARPSAYRGFVTQEHFHLQDVLNNRFGDCFRA comes from the coding sequence ATGCCTCAGGTGCTGGTGCTTGGAGCCGGAAAAATCGGGTCCCTCGTGGCTGGGTTGTTGTCGGCTAGTGGGCAGTACCACGTTCACCTAGCCGATCTTACCCTTGATGCCCCGAAGCGACTGGTTGATGACTTGTCGTTGTCCGCGGTTACTCCCTGTGCGTTAGACGTGCGGCGACCAGATGCGGTTGCGGCATACGTCAGTTCCTCCCCCTTCGATGCGGTGATCTCCAGCCTGCCGTACTTCTGCAACCCGACCGTTGCCGAGATCGCGCGAGCCCATCAACTCCATTATTTCGACCTGACCGAAGACGTGGCCGTGACCGGTCGCGTCAAGGCGATCAGCGCGGGTGCCGATCATGCGTTTATTCCTCAGTGCGGGTTAGCGCCGGGGTTTATCAGTATCGTGACGAATGACCTTATCGGCCATTTTGAATCCATCGACAACGTGAAGATGCGTGTCGGTGCCCTGCCTGTTCATCCGAGTAATGCGCTGAAGTACTCCCTCACCTGGTCCACCGACGGGTTGATCAACGAGTATGCCAACGTCTGTGTCGGCATTGAGGAGGGGGAGGAGGTCCACCTTCAGCCGTTGGAAGGATATGAGACAATTGAATTGGACGGGCTGCTCTACGAGGCCTTCAACACGTCCGGCGGCCTGGGCACTCTCGCGGACACGTACCGCGGACGGGTCCGAACCATGAATTATAAGACCCTGCGGTATCCCGGGCATTGCGAAAAAATTCAATTTCTCATGAAGGACCTCAAGCTGAAGGAGGATCGGGAGACGCTCAAGCGAATCCTGGAGAGAGCGATTCCTCAGACGCAGCAGGACGTAGTGTTGATCTATGCGGCCGTGACCGGCACCAGGCAGGGTGAGTTGTTCGAGGAGACCTATGTGAAAAAGGTGTATCCGCGGACGATCCTCGGGCGGCTCTGGTCTGCGATTCAGGTCACGACAGCGTCGTCGCTTTGTTGCGTCGTTGATCTTGTGATGGCCAGACCTTCAGCTTATCGTGGCTTTGTCACGCAGGAACACTTTCACTTGCAGGATGTGCTGAACAATCGCTTCGGGGATTGTTTCCGGGCCTGA